The stretch of DNA AGTTATTTCTATGTTCAATTTTGTTCCATTTGCTTAGGATCTTTTTCAATGAGGGATTTACGTCCCCCTCCAGAACGTCGAATATTTAATCTGGGTACATCATAACAGGCATTTTTTAATTATTTATGCGTGAAATAGGCAATCACTTCATCATCCACACTATCGATCCTTGCATATCCGTACCGTTCGAACTGTACGACCCTGTCCAGCTCATCTGCAATACCAACTTCCCCTATACCTGGCATCTCTCCATCTGGTGTCAATACTCTAACAGGAATATTATCAACAGGTGCCCAATGAATGATCCTACCTCCACCTTTTCGCATCATTTCAATATCGTATCCTGCAAATTCTGCTCTACCCTCACCAATTATCCTGATATTATACAAATCCTTCAACCTGAAAATATCACCAGGTTGTGCATCCTTTATGTCCTGGCTGCACACAAACACGCTATCCTCCACAGGTATCTCTCTTATACCTCTGTCAACACCTGGATGCCGGGGTGGTCTGGCAACAGCAGGCTCTGCAAATGATAGCTCAAGTTTTACAGGCTCCCAGACAAAGAAATACCTGTTAGCATCATCATCTATCAGTTTCCTGTTCTCAGCATACAAATTATCCAGGCTGAGGCTCACATCTGTCTCGCCCACCCCCATCTCAATAAAGAACTTGCGAAGTGCTTCAGGTCTGATACCCCGTCGGCGGAGTGCCCGAAGGGTAGGCAGCCTGGGATCGTCCCATCCGGTATATTCCCCGGCTTCAATAGCCGAACGAAGGCCGCTGGTACTGAACTTACCGAACTCATGCATCTTCACCCTGCCCCAGTGGGAAGTGTGGGGATAGGTCCAGCCAAAGTAGTCGTAGACATACTTCTGGCGCCGCTCACTGTCTATCAGGTCCTTGCCCCTAATGATATGGGTCATAGCCAGCAAATGGTCTTCCAGTGCTCCCTCAAAATCCAGCAGCGGCCAGACTACATACTTATCAGCTATCTCAGGCCTGGGATGTGGGGTCTTCACGATCCTGAATGCGCCCCAGTCCCTGATGGCAGGGTCCTTATGGGTAATATCGGTCTTGATCCTTAATACTGCGGACCGTTCTTCATATTCACCTGCCAGCATCCGCTTCCACTCCCGCATATTGACCTCGGGTCCGACATCCCTGTGGGGGCAGGCCTGCTTATTGTCCTTCAATTGCTTGAAATCTTCCTGGGAGCAGCAGCATACATATGCATGGTTGCCCGATATTAGTTGCTCGGCATATTCATAATAGACAGGCAGCCTGTCCGAGGCCATAACCACCTGGTCAGGTTCGGCACCCAGCCACCTGCAGTCTTCCAGGTACCAGTCATACGCTTCAAGCATGGGACGCTTGGTAACCGGATCAGTATCATCAAATCTGATTATGAATTTACCGTTATATTTTTTGACATACTCACTATTGACCACGATACCGCGAGCGCTGCCCAGTGTTGGAGGACCGTTGGGATTGGGTGCAAACCTCATGATCACTCCCTTCTCTGCATCAGGTAGTGCTTTTAAACCCTTATCAGGTTCTTTGCGCTGCTCCAGTTCTGCGATCAGTTCTGGTGCGATCTCTTCCAGTTCTGTTTGCCATTGTTCTGGTGTTTTGGAACATATCTCCTGCAGGATCTTGCCAAGTATGGGTGGGATTTCTTTGGCTTTCTGCCTTAACTCAGGCTGCTCACCCATGAGTTTACCCATTACTGCACCCTGTTGAGGGGGTTTACCGTATTTCACGGCATTCTGCAACGCATACTTCTTTATAAGCTTCTCAATATCCATATCCAATTAAAGACGTATTAGGATAACATAATTATTTGCAAAAAAGTCTTACATATCTCGGGCAGCCGCATCCGCAACCTCAAAACCAGCTTTTATTGAACCATTCATGCTCCTCTCCGGATAATTTGCCTGGGAGAACATCCCGGCAAGGTAAAGACCCTTGATATTTGTTTCATAGGGTAATACTTTATCAGCATAACCAATATCATAAACGGGAGCTGTCTGAGAATCCCTGGCCAATCTCCACCAGATAACCGAATTCCTGTTGAAATCCGGATACAGGCTCTCAATATCTTTTAGAAACTTTTCTATCACTTTGTCTGGACTCTCAGTAAACAATGGATCATTCGAGTTCTGGAAATAGGATGCAATATATATTAGATGCTGATCACCATAATTTTTTTTAGGCATGAAGTTGGTATGTTCTATCAAAGCACCAAAAGAAACATCTGCATTAATATTCAGCCAGTAGGTTTTATCTTTCATCAGGGGTTTTGTCATTCCAAGAATAGCACAGCACGTCCCCTGATACTGAATTGAATCAAGATCGGATTTAATAACTTTTGGGTCAATAAGTTCTTTTAATACGCCGGGAGCCACTGTGGAGATGACCTTATTGCACGAAATGGTTCCATTAATTAACTTCACTCCTGTAACCTTCCCGGATTTAATGATGATACTTTCAGCCTGGTTACCTCTAATGATGCGACCGCCTTTTTCCTGTATGGATTGTGCCAATGCCTCCACTAAAATTTGAAAACCCGGATTTAAATACCCAAGTTTTTCACCATGGGTCCCGCGGTTTGAGCGTATCTTGACCCTGCCCAACAGCCATGCAGCACTGACCCGATCAGCATTCTGGCCAAATTTGGATTGTACCAGAGGCTGGAAAAAATTGTCATAAACACCCTTCCCCCCGGTCTTTAGTATCCATTCCTTTGCCGTGATATTATCATAGGACCTGATATTCTTGATGAATTTTGTTCGCAGCACTAACAGGCTCAGCCTTATAATATCAATTATGGACAAAGGTGGGAATCTCAATATCTCAAAGGGAGTGCTCATAGGATATGCCCTTCCTTCCCAGTAATAACCTGTGGTTCCTGTTAACCATAACACATGTTCTGCAAGATCCAGTTCCTCAATCAGGTCAAGCAGTTCAGTATCGCTTGCAAAAAAATGATGGTAGAATTTTTCAATAAAATAATCCTCAATATGGTAACTCTTAAGCATCCCTCCCAGCAACTTGTCCTGCTCAATTAAGGTGACCTGATGATCCTCGGCAAGACGATAAGCTGCAGTAAGTCCTGCCAGCCCGCCTCCGATAATCACTATTTCACTCATATTGCATCTTCCAGTATTATCGATAATAAAGTACTACACCATACTCACTCTGTTCCCTATCCATCCAGCGGTACATCACATACCAATAATTGATATCACTGGGTTTAAAATGATACCATGCCATCTTGGCGCTGTCCAGCCTCTGGTAGTCATCCCCTAATATTTCATCCACGTAATCAGCATCAAGATCATGAACGATGATGAGATATGCATCCAGAGGGGGATTTTCATCAAGATTGACTTTCCATTTGATATTTGTGTAATGCCTGAGATGCCAGAGCAATTGTGTTTCCATCTCTTCATCAGCAACCTGTATCTTGGTCCTATAACCTTGATGGTCCATAGCTACCTGATTTAAGGTGTCCATAAATTCATTAAATTCCTTAGGAGCCTGGCTGGCCTGTATCAGAGGTTCGGCCGGATTGGCATAATTTCTGTAATTCAGATTATAGCTGGTATAAATGAAGAATGACGAGCTTACGACCAATATGACAATAAAGATGGCTTCAGCCCATCTTGGCCTTTGCTTCAAATTGGGCAGTGATTCTCCTAAATAGGCGCTGGCTATAAGTATGGCAGGAAGCAGGGGGTGAAGTATAAGCCATGGCACTTTTTCCCCGAGATAACTGTAAAAAGCAAGATTGGCTGCAAACCAATAGACCATAAAGGCCATCATTGGGTTTTCCCTACTTTTAACAAACCCCACTATATAATCAATACTTCCTGTAAAAGCGAACAGGATTATGGGAAGTTCATATAAGAAAAGCAGGGGAAAATAATAATACGGTGGGCCGTCAAGACGCTCAATTTCGTGCATCTTGAACCAGTGGGAAAATGCGTTGTAAGTAGCTGTTTTGGCTGCTGGAAGATCACTGAAAAAATTTGAATAAAATGTTACATAGATTATTAAGAAAACAATTACTAAAATGCCAATGTCCAATACTATCCTGAATATGTTCTGTTCAATAAATACTGTGGACATATGTATAAAATTGCGGTTTCGTAGTTTTTTTCCGATATTGTACAGGATAAACAGTACTACCGGGAAGACAAACATTGCTATGATGACATATGCATTCTCTTTGGCTGTGACCGAAAAACCCAAACTCGCCGCTCCCAGTGCCAGAAACAGTAACCTTCCAGGTTTATTTCCTTTTTCCAGGTATTTTGCAGCGCAAATTATCGTGGTCAGTGTAAAAAAAGTGATGAAAATATCATTTCTGAAAAACCGGGAATAGTACAGGAAGGAAGGAGATACGGCAAAGAATGCTGCTGCGATAAGCCATCCCGGACTGCCCAGATAACGTCTTAAAGCAAAGGTCAATAATACCATCCCCACACCGGTAAGAGCAGGTACTAACCGGGCTGAGAATATGGAATCTCCAATCAGGTTAAATATCCCAAAAGTCAGGAAATACAGGAACGGACCGTGAAACACCGGGTTGTATTCATAATTGCCGTTTGTGAATAATTTGTAGGTGAAGGAGCCCACTGCAGCTTCATCATGGTGGAACGGCCGAACATCAAGCTGGTACAGGCGCAGGGCTGTGGCCGCCATTACAATAATAAAAAAGATAACAAAGTCAGGCTCCTTATAAAATGGTCTTTTGGTGGTTATTGTTTCTGCCCCTGTCATGTTGTCCATGACTTCTATAGGATTATATTTAAGCATATTCATGACAATCTTTATCAAACATTGTGTTTATCCGAACATAACTATGACAATAAAAAATCATATCTTACCAATCCTGATAATAGCCGTACTGTTTGCAGCAATATTCTCAGTAACCGGATGCATTGACAGCGAAACGACTCCAGACGGTAAAGAGAACGCCCACGATACAACCACTACCCAAACCACCGGATCTGACGAGGAAGCAGTACTCAAGATATTCCACGCCGGCAGTCTTAGCGTACCCATGGCAGAACTGGAGGTGAAGTTCGAAACGCTTCATCCAAATGTGGATGTGCAGCGCGAACCAGCAGGCAGCAGTGCATCTATAAAAAAGATAACAGAGCTCGACAAACAGTCAGATATTCTTGCATCAGCCGATTATACCCTCATTCCGACAATGATGATGCCGGAATATACTAACTGGTACCTTGTGTTTGCGAAGAACCAGATAGTCATAGCCTATACCGATGACAGCAAATACAGTAGCGAGGTCAATTCGGATAACTGGTACGAGATACTTCGCAGACCTGATGTGACATTTGGTTTCTCAAATCCTAACGATGACCCCTGCGGTTACCGCTCAGTAATGGTAACGCAGCTATCCGAAGCCCACTATGCTGATGAGAGTATATTTGACGACCTTATGGGAGACAATACCGCAATAGCGATGACATTCGACAATGGAACATATACAGCAGTAATGCCGGACTCTGAATATATTGAGCCTAACACAAAAAAGATAATGATGAGAAGCATGGAAGTTGAACTTTCATCTGCACTTGAGACTGGCGAGATCGATTATTTCTATATTTACAGAAGTGTTGCAGTACAGCACGGATTCAAATTTGTGGAACTCCCGCCGCAGATAGACCTGAGTTCAGTTGAATATGCTGATGAATATAAAACAGTCAGGGTCAGGACCGCAAACGGTAATATAGCTGTCGGCACGCCAATTGTTTACGGGATTACCATTCCGGATAATGCAATGCAGCCAGAGCTTGGAGTTGAGTTCATAAAACTGCTGCTAAGCACTGACGGGCAGAATGTATTCATAGACAACGGACAGCCCCCTATCGTACCGGCTGTAACAAATGATGCAGAAAAAGTACCTGCCGAACTGAGAGCATTACTATAAAGAATTTGATAATACCATCTGAATGTTAAGGAAAAAGCAGACCGGACACATGCTTACAAGCCGAAAAGCACCTGAGCCACTTATACTTGTATTTATTTTCCTGGCTCTGGTGCTACTGTTATTTGTTGTTATAACGCTTGCCAACATGGTGATAGAGCAAGTAGTCACCGACCTGCCTGCACTTATCAATGCGGCTTGCGAAAAGTCTGTTATAAAGTCCATATCACTATCCATGTATGCCGGGCTCGTTGCAACGCTGATAGCCCTGGTACTCGGGATACCTGCGGCATATATCCTTGCACGTAAGGATTTTTTTGGAAAAGGTTTTGTTGAAAGCGTACTGGATATACCAGTTGTCGTCCCGCATACGGTGGCTGGTATAGCACTTCTCACCATCTTTGGCGCAAACGGCTTACTTGGCGCTCCGCTTGAGTCGTATATCAGGTTCAGGGATGCATTTGCCGGTATCGTCATTGCCATGCTCTTTGTATCTGCGCCCTTCCTGACCAACTCTGTGCGAGAGGGGTTCCAGAATATAGA from Methanosarcinales archaeon encodes:
- a CDS encoding glutamate--tRNA ligase — protein: MDIEKLIKKYALQNAVKYGKPPQQGAVMGKLMGEQPELRQKAKEIPPILGKILQEICSKTPEQWQTELEEIAPELIAELEQRKEPDKGLKALPDAEKGVIMRFAPNPNGPPTLGSARGIVVNSEYVKKYNGKFIIRFDDTDPVTKRPMLEAYDWYLEDCRWLGAEPDQVVMASDRLPVYYEYAEQLISGNHAYVCCCSQEDFKQLKDNKQACPHRDVGPEVNMREWKRMLAGEYEERSAVLRIKTDITHKDPAIRDWGAFRIVKTPHPRPEIADKYVVWPLLDFEGALEDHLLAMTHIIRGKDLIDSERRQKYVYDYFGWTYPHTSHWGRVKMHEFGKFSTSGLRSAIEAGEYTGWDDPRLPTLRALRRRGIRPEALRKFFIEMGVGETDVSLSLDNLYAENRKLIDDDANRYFFVWEPVKLELSFAEPAVARPPRHPGVDRGIREIPVEDSVFVCSQDIKDAQPGDIFRLKDLYNIRIIGEGRAEFAGYDIEMMRKGGGRIIHWAPVDNIPVRVLTPDGEMPGIGEVGIADELDRVVQFERYGYARIDSVDDEVIAYFTHK
- a CDS encoding NAD(P)/FAD-dependent oxidoreductase, with the translated sequence MSEIVIIGGGLAGLTAAYRLAEDHQVTLIEQDKLLGGMLKSYHIEDYFIEKFYHHFFASDTELLDLIEELDLAEHVLWLTGTTGYYWEGRAYPMSTPFEILRFPPLSIIDIIRLSLLVLRTKFIKNIRSYDNITAKEWILKTGGKGVYDNFFQPLVQSKFGQNADRVSAAWLLGRVKIRSNRGTHGEKLGYLNPGFQILVEALAQSIQEKGGRIIRGNQAESIIIKSGKVTGVKLINGTISCNKVISTVAPGVLKELIDPKVIKSDLDSIQYQGTCCAILGMTKPLMKDKTYWLNINADVSFGALIEHTNFMPKKNYGDQHLIYIASYFQNSNDPLFTESPDKVIEKFLKDIESLYPDFNRNSVIWWRLARDSQTAPVYDIGYADKVLPYETNIKGLYLAGMFSQANYPERSMNGSIKAGFEVADAAARDM
- a CDS encoding TIGR03663 family protein produces the protein MLKYNPIEVMDNMTGAETITTKRPFYKEPDFVIFFIIVMAATALRLYQLDVRPFHHDEAAVGSFTYKLFTNGNYEYNPVFHGPFLYFLTFGIFNLIGDSIFSARLVPALTGVGMVLLTFALRRYLGSPGWLIAAAFFAVSPSFLYYSRFFRNDIFITFFTLTTIICAAKYLEKGNKPGRLLFLALGAASLGFSVTAKENAYVIIAMFVFPVVLFILYNIGKKLRNRNFIHMSTVFIEQNIFRIVLDIGILVIVFLIIYVTFYSNFFSDLPAAKTATYNAFSHWFKMHEIERLDGPPYYYFPLLFLYELPIILFAFTGSIDYIVGFVKSRENPMMAFMVYWFAANLAFYSYLGEKVPWLILHPLLPAILIASAYLGESLPNLKQRPRWAEAIFIVILVVSSSFFIYTSYNLNYRNYANPAEPLIQASQAPKEFNEFMDTLNQVAMDHQGYRTKIQVADEEMETQLLWHLRHYTNIKWKVNLDENPPLDAYLIIVHDLDADYVDEILGDDYQRLDSAKMAWYHFKPSDINYWYVMYRWMDREQSEYGVVLYYR
- the wtpA gene encoding tungstate ABC transporter substrate-binding protein WtpA — encoded protein: MTIKNHILPILIIAVLFAAIFSVTGCIDSETTPDGKENAHDTTTTQTTGSDEEAVLKIFHAGSLSVPMAELEVKFETLHPNVDVQREPAGSSASIKKITELDKQSDILASADYTLIPTMMMPEYTNWYLVFAKNQIVIAYTDDSKYSSEVNSDNWYEILRRPDVTFGFSNPNDDPCGYRSVMVTQLSEAHYADESIFDDLMGDNTAIAMTFDNGTYTAVMPDSEYIEPNTKKIMMRSMEVELSSALETGEIDYFYIYRSVAVQHGFKFVELPPQIDLSSVEYADEYKTVRVRTANGNIAVGTPIVYGITIPDNAMQPELGVEFIKLLLSTDGQNVFIDNGQPPIVPAVTNDAEKVPAELRALL
- a CDS encoding ABC transporter permease; amino-acid sequence: MLTSRKAPEPLILVFIFLALVLLLFVVITLANMVIEQVVTDLPALINAACEKSVIKSISLSMYAGLVATLIALVLGIPAAYILARKDFFGKGFVESVLDIPVVVPHTVAGIALLTIFGANGLLGAPLESYIRFRDAFAGIVIAMLFVSAPFLTNSVREGFQNIDPRLENTARSLGAPMWKALLFVTMPLAARHILTGSIMCWARAISEFGAVVIIAYYPMIGPTLVYDRYLSYGLSASRPIAVLLILVTLTIFIAVRLLSAGWRLYDKD